Proteins found in one Coffea eugenioides isolate CCC68of chromosome 5, Ceug_1.0, whole genome shotgun sequence genomic segment:
- the LOC113771319 gene encoding uncharacterized protein LOC113771319 yields MKSSLEKLAKLYLDEIIRLHGIPVGIVSDRDPRFVSPLWQKMQEMLGTKLSFSTTYHPQTDGQSERTIQTLENMLRTCILDFGKSWRRGKKLQPRFIGPYKILQHMGNVAYKLELLPSLSRIHNVFHVSILKKYHLDPSHILQPENIEIDEALTYEKKPVKLFDRKVKELRNKQIPLVKVL; encoded by the exons atgaagtCCTCCTTGGAGAAATTAGCTAAACtatatttggatgagattataaggCTACATGGGATACCAGTAGGCATTGTGTCTGATCGTGACCCTCGGTTTGTTTCTCCATTATGGcagaagatgcaagaaatgcTAGGAACTAAATTGAGTTTTAGCACTACCTACCAcccccagacggatggacaatcagaGAGGACAATTCAGACCCTTGAGAACATGTTGAGAacctgtattttggattttggaaagagttgga GGAGAGGAAAGAAGTTGCAACCAAGATTTATAGGACCTTATAAGATTCTCCAACACATGGGGAACGTGGCCTATAAGTTGGAACTGCTACCAAGTTTGTCTCGAATTCATAACGTTTTTCATGTGTCTATACTCAAGAAGTATCACCTAGATCCTTCCCATATACTGCAACCAGAAAATATTGAGATTGACGAGGCACTGACTTATGAGAAGAAACCAGTGAAGCTTTTCGATCGTAAGGTGAAAGAACTGAGGAATAAGCAAATCCCTTTGGTAAAAGTTCTATGA